The window ATCTGGTCTGGATTGGCAACTTGGCTCAAGTGGTCAACTTAACCGAGGAACGTCTGCACATTCTCCGCTTCCTAGGGGCTGCTTGCCAGAAGTACTACCTCCTCGTTTGAAACCTGCGGAATGTGGGGTCCAAGATTAGCGGCTTAGAACCGCTGCGCGATAGAAACCTGGGTCATCGCAACCTGGGTCATCGCAACCTGGGTCATCAAAACAAACAGACCCGGTGAGTTATTCAGGACGAGCGATGTCCGAGGGATTCGGCGTTTCGATCGCGCCATCACTCGATCGAAGTGCAGTGGGACTGTGGCGCAAGCTGGGGGTGATTAGAAAGGAAAGGCCCACACAGCCTAGGCCAATGGCTCCAATCAAATGCAAAAAATTCTGATGATCGCGTTGAGCCATTGTTTGGGGCAGGTTGCGCGAGGGAAGGATTTCGTGCCCGAGGCTGAGGATTTCGCGGGTTGCCCCCCAAATCAGCAGCAATGTCATCAACCAAGCTAACAAGAGCAACAGAAAAATTCGAATTCCCGCAGGACGTTGCAAACGCCTCAGCCAAAGACTAGGGAAAAAGAGCCTCAAAAACCAGTGGTGGTGGGCCTTTCCCAAGGTGCGATTGATTTTGAGTAGTGCCCGTTCCCAGCGAGCTTGTCGCTGCTGTTTTTTTGCCGATAATGCACTTTTTACCTGACGTGATCGCATTTCGGATCCTCTTGACTCAGTCCTTGGCTCAAATATCTCAGCCCTAGTCCCAATACTAATGAAAGATATCTCGCTTGCACGAATTATCTTTAGGATCCGTAAATATTTGCGGTAAAACTGGGGGAGTGGAGCGCCCATGGCTCAGCGTGCAGATGGCAGAGGCCCGATCGCCGTTCCCACTCCCCGAACCACCAGGAAGGACTAGAAAGGACTAGCAATAACTAGGAAGGACTACGCTCCAACGCCAGTTGCACCAACTGATGGACTAATTCTGGAAACTCCACCCCCGTGGCGGCCCAGAGCTGGGGATACATACTCATTGCCGTGAAACCGGGCAAGGTATTGACTTCGTTAATCAGAATTTCGCCCGTCGCTTCGACATAGAAGAAATCTACACGGGTGAGTCCTGCACAGTCGATCGCTTGAAATGCCTGAATCGCCCGCTCTTGAATTTGTACCACCACGTCAGCGGGTAAGTTGGCGGGAATGTGAATCTGCGATCGGCCTTCGGTATATTTCGTTTCGTAGTCATAGAAGTCACTCTCAAAGGTAACCTCACCCACCACTGACGCTTTGGGATTCTCGTTGCCCAGCACCGCGCATTCCACTTCCCGTGCCACGACTCCCGCTTCCACAATAATGCGCCGATCATAGCTAGCCGCGCTATCCAAAGCCTTTTCCAATTCCGATCGAGTGCGACATTTGGAAATTCCGACAGAAGACCCTAAATTGGCTGGTTTGACAAAACAGGGATAGCCAAGGTGGGCTTCAATCTCATCACACAGCTTGGGGAAACGGCAGGGATCGGAAAAAACTTGCGATCGGGTCACGGCCATATACTTCACCTGGGGCAGTCCCACTTCAGCAAAGGCCATCTTCATGGCAATCTTATCCATGCCCACCGCTGAAGCCAACACCCCTGAACCAACATAGGGAACTTGCATCAATTGCAAGAGCCCCTGAATCGTGCCATCTTCACCATTGGGGCCATGCAGAATGGGAAACCAGAGATCCACATCGCTGGCCTGGGTTGGAAATTGCCAAAGCCTGGATTTTGGTGCGGTCTCCTCGGTTTCCACAGGCTGCCGATCGGTCAAGACCTGCTGGGCCACCGTTCCTGTCTGCCAGACACCATCCTTTTGGATGTAGAACAGAAGCACCTCGTAGCGATCGAGATTCTCGCCAGTCGTTAGTCCCCGATAAATTGCGCCTGCGGAGATAATGGAAACCTCATGTTCCCCAGAACGTCCGCCAAACAACAGTCCTACTTTCAATTTACCCATGGCCCACTCCCCTTGGTCTGGTTGGATAGCCAGAGAGTATAGCAGAAACCCATCAATCTCTCTTGCTCCATCAGTCCCTTGGGTAAGAATGAGAGATAGGCCATTATATTCTCAATACGAACGCTCTATTGAGTCTATATCTTTCCTGAGTGAGTTCTCGTATAGTGGTGTCATATCAAGTGGTTCAACCTAAGCAGTTCAAGACCCTAAGCGGTTCAAGACCCTAAGCGGTTCAAGACCCTAAGCAGTCCAACACTGAATGATCTCATCCCGAATGATTCAACCCTGAGTAGTTTCAACCCTGAGTAGTTTCATACTACCGGGTAAAAATTGGATTGCTTGGTGCCGGTTTGCAATGATGTCACTATGAAAACGCTCAATCCCTACCAAAAATCCTGGAAATTGGTTCCTTCTCTACGCAGTGTATTGGCTCTGTCCTTTGTTCTGCAAATTTTAACTTTTGTGGGGTTAGTCTGGTTTTTATCGTTTCGGAACAGTCAGCGATCCGTTAGTGAGTTATCTTCCAAGTTGCATATCAGCATTAGCAATCAAGTTGATGAACATCTTGATCAATACCTCAGCCTTCCCCACAAAATCAACCAAATCGACAAACGAGCAATTGACCTCAATCTTTTAGATCCGAAACAGGTCAACAAGGTTGAGCAGTATTTCTGGCAACAGATGCAAGTATTTGATATTGGCTATCTCTCCTATGCCAGTGTGAATGGAAAATTCATCGGAATTGAACGCTTAGATAATGGTCAACTTTTAATTAACGAAGTTAATCCTGAGAAAAAGCCTAAGACACTTTATATTTACCAAGCAGATCAAACAGGAAAACGTTCAAAACTATTGGAGAGTAAACCCTGGAATCCTCAATCAGAGCCTTGGTATACTGAAACAGTAGCCGCTAGAAAACCCATTTGGAGCTCTATTTTTCAGTGGCAGGATAAGCCCGAAGTCATGTCAATCACAGCCAATACCCCTGTGTTCGATCGCAACCAAACGTTGATGGGAGTGCTCAGCATTGATTTGATCGTGACGCAAATTAGCCAGTTTTTGCAAAATTTACCGAATACCGATTCCAGCAAAATTTTTATTATCGAGCGGGATGGAAAGCTGGTTGCAAGCTCCAATCAACAACCGGTCTATCAATTCCGTGAAGGAAAAGCGATTCGCTTAAATGCTACGGAGTCCCACGATCGCCATGTTCAAGCAACCGTAGCCCACTTACAGCATCAATTTCCAGATCTCAATCAATTACAACAGTCCCAGGAGTTAAATTTTAACGATCTTGGAGATCAGCAATTAGTTCGGGTGACACCTTGGAAGGATCCCTTGGGGTTGAATTGGCTGATTGTGGTAACAACTCCGCAATCGGCGTTAATGGGGCAAATTCATGAGAATAATCGCATAACTGCTATTCTATGTGGTCTTGCTTTAGCAGCGGCGATCGTGAACAGTTTCTGGATGGCGAAATGGCTGACTCGACCGTTATCAAAGCTCACTCGTGCAAGCCAAGCGATCGCAGAGGGGAACATGAGCCAACCGCTTTCCCTCAAACCTAGTAGTAAAGAAATAACTATTCTGGCGGATTCCTTTGAGCAGATGCGGCAAGGTTTACAGTCAGCAAGACAGGAGCTAGAAGCCTATGCCCAATCCCTAGAGGAGCGCGTGGCGCAAAGAACTGCTGATTTGCAACAGACCAATACGGAATTGGAACAGACGCTGTATGACTTGCAGACAGCCCAGAACCATATTGTACAGTCGGAAAAATTAGTGGCGTTGGGGCAGTTAGTGGCTTCGGTGGCGCACGAAATGAATACCCCCCTGGGGGCCATTCGATCGTCGATTCACAATATTTCCACCTGCCTGACGGAGGAATTGGAAGAATTACCGCAGTTTCTCAAAACTTTAACCCCTGATCAGCAGGATGCTTTTTTTGCGTTGTTACATGAGTCTTTAGATTCGATCGTGCAGGTATCACGATTATCTAGCCGCGAAAAACGACAGTTCCGCCGCAAATTGGTGGAGCAACTGGAAGCCCAAAATATTGATGATCCGGAAAGTGTTGCAGATACGTTAGTGGAATTGGGGATTTACGCGAATCTTCAAAGTTTTCAGGGACTTTTACAAACACAGCAGAGTAGTGAAATTTTAAGTACAGTTTATAATCTAGCCAGTTCGCAACGCAGCGTACAAACCATTACCCAGGCTACTGATGCAGCCAGCAAAGTAGTACTTGCCCTCCGATCCTATGCGCACCAGAATCCTACGGGCAGCCCGATCGCAATTGATCTCGTGGAGAATGTGGAAGGGGCATTGACGTTGTATCAGAACTTGACCAAACGCGGGGTGACAATCGAACGGCACTATGACCCAGATGTACCCAAAATTCAGGGCTTGTCTGAAGATTTGCAGCAAATTTGGATGAATTTAATTCATAATGCCTTACAAGCAATGGACTATAAGGGATTACTGCAAATTGCAATTCAGACTGTAACGGATACGGTTCAAGTGAGTATTACTGATAATGGCTCAGGCATTGATCCAGAAATTATGCCGCATATTTTTGAGCCCTTTTTTACCACTAAGCAGCAGGGAGAGGGCAGTGGCTTAGGGTTGAGCATTGTCAAAAAGTTATTGGATAAACATTACGGAACCATAGCAGTCAGTAGTCAACCCGGAGCAACAACCTTTACGGTTACACTGACACAATTGAGCCGCAACTTAGAACTCGATGTTACAAATAATCCATTAGAAACAGAATTGGCCAATCAAAACACTATTTCTTTAATTGATCCGATTATTGATTCTGGTTCGCTGCCAGCTACAGTGACATCATCAGGGGAAGCATCGAATTAGGTGTTCCCTGTTGATACATAAGGATTTGCTCTGCCAAATCCCAGCCACCCCTGAACGCAGCTGATGGAGCTGTCTTTAAACCACAGTTAAACCCACAGTTAAACCCACAGTTAAACTCTCAGTTAAACCCTCAATTGCACGATCGCGATATGACCAGAAAGACAAACATCGACATCTGACCCCGTATCGCGCCGTCGGGCACTGTATTCTCCGTGATAGACATAATGATCACCCTCGACGCGAAATCCCACAGGCAAAGGTTGGGTGCAGGGCTTGCAGAGAATCATGTCTGGATCAGCAGCAGTGGGTTCGAGGTGGGGGAGATTGATATTCCAAAAGGAACCGAGTTCGATCGGTTGAGCCATTAATTTAGTCACTAATTGCTTTGTCCATTGGCTAGCTTTTTCCCAGTTGTAGGGGCGTTTGCGGTTGCGATAGTGGGAAATGGCAATGCCCCCAACGCGATGGAGGGCGGCTTCACGGACGGCTGCTACGGTGCCTGAAACGTAGACATCCGAGCCCATATTGCCCCCCGCGTTAATGCCTGAAAGCACCCACTTGGTCTGGGGATAGAGTTGGGTGAGGGCAATGCGGGTACAGTCGGCAGGGGTACCATCCACAGCCCAGGCATGGTCGCCGCGCTGTTCTACACGGATGGGCCGATCGGTGGTGACTTGGTGGCCACAACCGGACTGCTGCACCATGGGCGCAACGATCGCAGCGTGCCCGTCGAGGGCTTGCAGGAGGGCTTGAATGCCAGGAGCGTCAATGCCGTCATCATTCGTTAACACAATCATAGGTCAATCGATCGGGGTAGATGGAGTAGATGCGAGTGCAAGGCATGACTGGCGTCAATATACTGGCGTCAATAACTGCCGTAAATTGCCTGCATAGTCCTTCTACAGTAGCCCAAAGCCTAGGCTCAATAGGAGTTGCAGGATATACCCCTACGGATACATCCTGCAACACTGAGCGTATTGTCACCAACTTGCAATCAACCAGTAGCCATTTTCATACCCAACTAGAAATCTAGCGATTCCGTTGTCTATACAGCTACTTCTTCCCCTTGCTGTTTGCGCTTACGCAGTAGCCCCATCCCCAAACCAATCATGCCAGGAAGCAGTGCAGGTGTTGGGATAGCTTCACCTTGCACCCCAACATTGTCAATGTCCAAGTTCTTGGCACCATTATTGGTGTTTTCCCCATAAGGATAAAAACGGAAAGTGATTGCCGTCAGATTCTGCAAGGCCAATGGGATATTGAACGGCGTCCACTCATTCTTAGGCCCAAGGGCACCATCAAACAAGGTCGAAGCAAAGTTATCCAAACTAGACCGAATTTGAATAGTGGTTGGCGCAGCATTTCCATTAGGTTGAGCCACAAAGTTCAAAGCAGTCAAATTGAAGGTATATCCTGGATCAGCAGCAATACTAAATTTGAAGTAGTCATCTGCATTTGGATTATTGATATCGATCGTGCTGTCAGGCGAAAAACTATCTGCTGAGAAGGACTTGCCTCCGTTGTTCTGGGGAGGATTACTTGGGTCATATCCCACAGGATAGTTAGTCGTTCCATCCCCCACATACTCAAATGGGCTAAACGTTAGACCAGGAGCAACACCCGTTGCATTGGGCGAGCCAGGAGCTGGTTCAAAAGCATATCCACCTAATGTCGCAGCGTGAGAAGCCTGTCCAGCACCGACAACTGCCAAACCACTTAAAACAGCAGTTGCAAAAAATAATTTAACTTTATTCATAGCCAATTGTTCTCCAAATGATTACAACTGGCAGAAGCACCTGAACTGACGAAGAACCTGAGTATGACGCTTTCTACAGACTCAATTTTGAAAACTAATTAAGCACGTCCTCAGAATTCACAAATCATCCAACTAACTAGATTGCATTGAGTAGGGTTGTGTATAGCTGTATAGCGTGAATCAATATTACCTAGTTACTTTTTTCCAGTCACTATACAGCGCAAGTCAGCTTTACAGGAGGCTCACAACGCCCTGATTGAGCTTGGTAGCAACACCGAATTTCGATAGTCAGAATCTATCACGGGGCATAGATGAAATCATTCGGCAACCAAAAAAGTTTATCCTAACCTTAAACTTGACACTCAGCCCCGATCGCTCTGGATCGCCTATGCGACCTAGGTTCAGTGTCCCAAGATACATTTTCTCAAAGGATATTTGTCTAAAGCTTCTATGAAGTTCGCGCCGCTGCTGACTTGCAAGCTTCCGTAATTTCACTGAAACAACGTAGTCGATCGGCCTAGGCAGGGACACCCATTGGCATGTAGGGTAATCCGTCCTTAGGAGTAGGGCGATTGTTGAGCCACGATCGCCCAAAATATTGGGTGTTGTTGTGTAACGATGGGCAAATCCAGGGGTTTCTATGAGCACCATTCTGGAACAAGGCAATATTTCGATCCATACCGAGAATATTTTTCCGATTATTAAGAAATGGCTCTACTCGGATCACGAGATCTTCCTACGGGAACTGATCTCCAACGCCGTAGATGCCATGAAAAAGCTCAGTATGGTGGCCCGATCGGGGGAACTGAACGGCGAACCGGGCGAGATGGAAATCACCATCACCCTGAACAAAACAGCGAAGACCTTGGCCGTCAGCGATACGGGGATCGGGATGACCGCTGAGGAGGTTAAGAAATACATTAACCAAGTCGCCTTCTCTAGCGCGGAAGAGTTTGTCGAAAAATATAAGGCCAACAGCGACGAGCAAATTATTGGTCACTTCGGGCTTGGGTTCTACTCCTCCTTCATGGTGGCCTCGAAGGTGGAACTGGATACCCTCTCCTATAAACCCGATGCCCAAGCAGTTCATTGGTCCTGCGATGGCTCCACCAGCTTTGAACTGTCGAACTCGGAACGCACAACGCGCGGCACCACCGTCACCCTCACCCTCCAGGACGAAGAAGCGGAATACCTGGAAGAGTACCGCATTCGTAACTTGGTCAAAACCTACTGCGACTTCATGCCCTACCCGATCAAACTGACGATCGTGGATGGCGAAGCGACCAAGGAACCGGAACAGGTCAACAAACAAAAAGCTCCTTGGAAAGAGTCGCCCAGCAACCTCAGCCAAGAGGAGTATTTAGAGTTCTACCGTTACCTCTATCCTTTCCAAGAAGATCCCCTGCTGTGGGTGCATTTGAATACCGACTATCCCTTCGTGGTTAACGGGATTCTGTATTTCCCGAAACTCAAACCCGACGTTGATATTACCAAGAGTTCCGTTAAGCTCTTCTGCAATCAAGTTTTTGTTTCCGATAATTGCGAAGAAGTGATTCCTCGCTTCCTGCTCCCGTTGCGGGGTGTGATTGACAGTACGGATATTCCGCTCAATGTCTCCCGCAGCTTTTTGCAGGCCGATCGCACGGTCAAGAAAATCGGCGATTACATTGCCAAGAAAGTCGGAGATCGCTTGAAGGAACTGTACCGCGACGATCGATCGGCCTATATCCGCTCCTGGCAGGATTTGGGCACCTTCGTCAAGTTCGGCTCCATGAACGACGACAAGTTCAAAAAGCAAGTGGAAGACATCGTAATCTTCCGCACGACTTGGCAGCAACCCGCCGCTGAAGCCCCCAAGGTGGAAGTGGAAACGGCGGATGGGGATGTCTGGAAGGAGGAAGCTGTCACGAATACGATCGACGGCAAAACCTACACCACGCTGAAGGACTATCTGGAGCGCAACCAGGCAAAACACGAAAATCGCGTGTTCTACTGCACCGATGAAGTGTCTCAAGCCACCTACGTCAACCTCTACAAGAGCCGGGGCATCGAAGTCCTGTTCTTGGATTCCTTCATCGATAGCCACTTTGCCACCTTCCTGGAGCGGGAATATTCTGAGGTGAAGTTCTCGCGGGTGGATTCCGATTTGGATGAGTCGTTGATTGAAAAGGACAATTCCGAAATTGTTGATCCGGCGACCAACAAAACGTTGAGCGATCGCATTAAGGATCTGTTCACGGGGGCGTTGAACCGACCGAAGATCACGATCCGCACCGAGTCCATCAAAGCGGACGATCCGGCCACTGCACCACCTGCCATGGTGTTGCTCCCCGAGGAACAGCGGCGTTTGCAGGAAATGATGGCGATGATGCAGCAGCAACAGGCGCAATTTCCCGAAGAGCACATTCTGTTGCTGAATACGTCGCACCCGCTCATCCAGAACCTTGCGAATCTCAGCCAAGGGTCTTTGGAAGGCGTAGCTTCTCCCTCTGGGGATTTGGCGAATATGATTTGCCACCACATCTACGATTTGGCGCTGATGGCCCAAAAGGGGTTTGACGCCGATGGCATGAAGTCCTTTGTAGAGCGATCGAACCAGGTGTTGACTCAGTTGACCGATCGGGCGGCTGGCTAGTTTTCACGAATTAATTCCCACGAGTTAATTTTTCCCCAACATAAACTCAACAAGTTTGAAGCCGGGTGTGCTGAGTCATGCCCGGTTTTTGATTGGGTAGGGCGTCCCGGCTTTTCAATCGCGTCCCGGCGAGGTGTTCCACGGTGGAGGGCTTCCCTCGGTCTAAGATAGTGATACGAGATCGTAACGAACCCCAGTAACAAACCCCAGTAACGAACCCTAGTAACGAACCCCTAGCTTGGTCTTAGCATGTCTGAACCGCAACCGCCCGAGGCTCCCCAACCCGTTCCCCTGCGCAAATCTGACCCGGAAAAATACGCCTATCTGCGGGCAGAAGCCACTGCACCCTATCGCGGGCTGCGGCAGTTTATTTATCTGGCCTTTGGGGCGTCGGGCTTTGTGGGGGGTATTTTTTTCCTGGCGCAGTTTATGGCAGGGCGCGAGATTGAAACGGCATTGCCGAATTTGGCATTGCAGGCGGGGGTGGTGGCGTTGATGGTAACGTTGTGGCGCTGGGAACAACGATCGAAGGACAAGGCGATCGCGGCGATTCGCAAACGGGAACGCCAACGACAATCGTCTTAACCCTGAGCTTGTAGCAAGCCGTTGGATGAGCAGTCACCCCAGCAGCATTACTGCCAGCAACAGTTACCCCAGTAGCAGTCACCCTAGTAAAGGTCAATCCTATGCATGGTCATTCCTTGAGCGGTAAACAGGTGCTTTTGGCCGGGGGAACCGGGGGCCTAGGGTTGGGCGTCACGCCGGTGGTTCTGGCCCAGGGTGCGGAGGTGACAATTCCCTACATGAATGAGCGGGATCTCGATCGCCTGCGTCAAAAGATTGCTCCGGCAGATTTTGCCAGGATCCGCTTTGCCTGTGCCGACCTACGGGATGAGCGATCGGTGGAGACGTTGGTCAATGAAATGGGGCGGGTGGATGGTCTGATTCAACTGGTGGGGGGCTTTTCCATGGGCAAGACCCACGAATACAGCTTTGAGCAGTGGAAGCAGGATTTTGATCTGAACCTGAACACAACGTTTTTGCTCTGTAAACATAGCCTGCGGAAAATGCTGGAGACGGGCTATGGCCGCATTGTGACGATCGGATCGCGGGGGGCCGTGCAACCGGGGGGACAGTTGGCGGGCTACTGCGCATCGAAGGCGGGGGTGGTGGCGCTGACCCAGGCGATCGCCGATGAGACGAAGGGGCAGAATATTACGGCCAATGTGGTGTTGCCCAGTGTGATTGATACGCCAGCCAATCGATCGGCCATGGGCGAGGCCAACGCGGGCCAGTGGGTGAAGCCGGAGTCCCTAGCGCAGGTGATTTGTTTCCTGGCTTCGGAGGCGGCGCAGGACTTGCGCGGCGCAGTGATCCCGGTCTATGGCAATATTTAGACTAGCAACCTAGATCTGGCAAGCTAGATCTGATACCAGTTTGGACGGTGGACAACAGCCATGACCCAGGGACGGCAATCCTCAACGCTTTCTCCCCACAGCGGAAACGCCGATCGATCGTGGAATTTTTGGTTTACGGTGCCGCTGTATCCCTACGGCAAACGCCCGACGCTGCGGACGGAGGTGATTCCGGGACGGATGTGGACGTTTGACCAGTTGCAGGGCATTTTTTATGTCGTGACGCCGATTCGGATGACGGTGGTCAAGTTGGAGGCGGGCGGGTTGTTGGTCTATGCGCCGGTGGCTCCGACGGGGGAATGTTTGCGGCTGATGGCGGAACTGGTGCAGGCCCACGGGGAGGTGAAGTACATCATTTTGCCGACGGTGTCGGGGTTGGAGCATAAGGTGTTTGTGGGGCCGTTTGCGCGGCGGTTTCCCACAGCGCAGGTGTTTGTTGCGCCGCATCAGTGGAGTTTTCCGGTGAATTTGCCGCTGTCCTGGTTGGGGTTACCGATCGGGCGGACGCAGGTGCTACCGGAAGACAGTCGTCAGGCTCCCTTTGGTCGGGAGTTTGATTATGCGATGTTGGGGCCGATTAATTTAGGGTTGGGGCCGTTTGCGGAGGTGGCGTTTTTCCACAGGTCATCTCAGACGTTATTGGTGACGGATTCAATTCAGTCGGTGCCAGCGATACCGCCAGCGATTCTGCAAGTGGATCCCTATCCGTTGTTGTTCCATGGGCGGGATTTGCCATTGGATGCGCTGCGGGATACGCCGGAGCTACGGCTGAAGGGTTGGAAGCGGATTGCGTTGTTTTCGTTTTATTTTCGACCGAGTGCGTTGGAGATTCCCAGTTTTGGGGAGGCGTGGCAGGCGGCGAAAAATGCGCCCGATCGATCGCGTAAGGCGTATTTTGGGTTGTATCCGTTTTGTTGGAAGCCGGATTGGGAGCGATCGTTTGAGATTTTGCGGGGTAATGGGCGGTTGTTTGTGGCTCCGATTTTGCAGCAGTTGATTTTGAACCGGGAACCGCAGCAGACGATCGCTTGGGCCGATCGGGTGGCGCAGTGGAATTTCCAACGGATTATTCCTTGTCATTTGGATGCGCCGATCGCAGCGACTCCGGCGGAGTTTCGTCAGGCGTTTTCGTTTTTGGAGAAGCAGCCTGCCCATCCCTATATGTATCCGTTGCCGAGTCAGGATTTTCAGTTGTTGTATGAGATTGAGTCGGGTTTACGCCAACGGAATATTACGCCTGCGGCGAAGGAGAAGGTTTAGAATCACGACAGTGTTGAATATAATGTCGATCGAAGTATTCATCGTAACGTCGATCGCGTGGGTTCGATCCCCCTAAATCCCCCTTAAAAAGGGGGACTTTGAACAAATTCACGAATTCTTATCTACACAATTTCCTCTTATTTACATTTCCGGTTCCCCCTTTTTTAAGGGGGGCTAGGGGGGATCTGCCCTCCTCGGGAAAACAGATCGATCGCCCTTACTCCGTCGCCTGTTCGCGTTCCATCATGCTGATGTATTTCCAGTCGGAACCGAGGACGGGAATGGGGGGACTCCAACGTACACGATCGCTAAATCGCAGAACGTGTAACTGGTTAATTGCTGACTGGACTTCTTCGCGAGTGCCGAGTAAATAAAATTGCAACGGTTTGCGTTCCGCATCGCTTACGCGATCGGAATTGTCAAAGCCAATAAACATGGGATTTCTCCTAGGTGTAGGGGTGGGAGGAAATCCCAAAAATTAAAGCCACCCTTTGCGCAGGACAAGTAGGGTGGCCCGATCGAATGTTACAATCCGTGTCAGACCGCCTAGCTGCTTCTACCAGCTTCGGGGTTTAGCTGCCTTACGTTGTTGCAAGCAACTGGGGCAGCGCCTTAATTTTTGGGGTCTAGCTGATGATCAATCGGGCTGTTTAACACGGCTGTGATCAGCTATGAGAAACAACAGTACGAAGAAAGTCCAACGCTGTCAACCGTACAGAGATAGTTTGTAATATCGATCGGGCGTTGAGGGCCAGAAAAGGCCGTTGGGGACGGACTATAATGGGGCTAACGTCTTGTGGCTTGCGGACAATGAGCCTCGATGAATTAATCAAAGCTGCCCATCAACTGGATGAAACGGATCTAGATAAGTTGCTGCAACAGGTGATTACGTTGCGAACCCAGCGCAAGGCCCATGTTTTGCCTGCGGAGGAAGCGCATTTACTGGATCAAATCAATCAGCCCCTTCCGGCGGAACTGCGTGCCCAATATCAAGCGCTACGGGTTAAGCGGGAGGCTGAAACGTTGACTGAGGCGGAATATCAAACGTTGATTCAACTCAGTTGCCAAATTGAAGACTTCGCTGCGCAACGGTTGGCAGCCCTAGCGAGTTTGGCTCAACTCCGCCAAGTCTCTGTTTCAGAAATTATGGAAGCGCTGGGAATTCAAGACAGGTCGATCGGGGAAATTCTGGAACCGTCGGGGTGGGATCGGTAGACTAGGGGAAAAGCGTCGATCGAAGAATTTGCTGCCCTATGCCGGAAGAAGAATCCTCGAAATATTTGCCTACCACGATCGAGAAGGTGTTTGAGTTACTGGACACCAAGCTGGTCACGTTTGGCGTGCCTGGGGCATTGAGCTTTGTGGGCATTACGAAGGCAAAAGAAGGGCAGTGGGTTGAGGCGGGATGGTGTTGGGCAGGAGCCGTTGGGATTTTGATTGCGATCAAGATTGGCAAGAAGCTGGCTCCAAAATTAGATCAATTGCTGGATTGGGCAATATCCAAAGTTGAGGGACTTATTAGTAAGGTACTATTAGCTCCACAATTTGAAGGCAAATACCTCAGGTGTCAAGCCATAGATTGTCAAGCTTATAGATCAGATGGAGTCGGTAACTTTGATGGGTTATTTACCCCTTTGCTAGAGGAGGTGTTTGTTCCGTTGGAGTTGTCTCCGACAGGAATGCAAGCGGGATTTTCCCCAGCAGCCTGT of the Alkalinema sp. FACHB-956 genome contains:
- a CDS encoding D-alanine--D-alanine ligase family protein; the encoded protein is MGKLKVGLLFGGRSGEHEVSIISAGAIYRGLTTGENLDRYEVLLFYIQKDGVWQTGTVAQQVLTDRQPVETEETAPKSRLWQFPTQASDVDLWFPILHGPNGEDGTIQGLLQLMQVPYVGSGVLASAVGMDKIAMKMAFAEVGLPQVKYMAVTRSQVFSDPCRFPKLCDEIEAHLGYPCFVKPANLGSSVGISKCRTRSELEKALDSAASYDRRIIVEAGVVAREVECAVLGNENPKASVVGEVTFESDFYDYETKYTEGRSQIHIPANLPADVVVQIQERAIQAFQAIDCAGLTRVDFFYVEATGEILINEVNTLPGFTAMSMYPQLWAATGVEFPELVHQLVQLALERSPS
- a CDS encoding ATP-binding protein, producing the protein MKTLNPYQKSWKLVPSLRSVLALSFVLQILTFVGLVWFLSFRNSQRSVSELSSKLHISISNQVDEHLDQYLSLPHKINQIDKRAIDLNLLDPKQVNKVEQYFWQQMQVFDIGYLSYASVNGKFIGIERLDNGQLLINEVNPEKKPKTLYIYQADQTGKRSKLLESKPWNPQSEPWYTETVAARKPIWSSIFQWQDKPEVMSITANTPVFDRNQTLMGVLSIDLIVTQISQFLQNLPNTDSSKIFIIERDGKLVASSNQQPVYQFREGKAIRLNATESHDRHVQATVAHLQHQFPDLNQLQQSQELNFNDLGDQQLVRVTPWKDPLGLNWLIVVTTPQSALMGQIHENNRITAILCGLALAAAIVNSFWMAKWLTRPLSKLTRASQAIAEGNMSQPLSLKPSSKEITILADSFEQMRQGLQSARQELEAYAQSLEERVAQRTADLQQTNTELEQTLYDLQTAQNHIVQSEKLVALGQLVASVAHEMNTPLGAIRSSIHNISTCLTEELEELPQFLKTLTPDQQDAFFALLHESLDSIVQVSRLSSREKRQFRRKLVEQLEAQNIDDPESVADTLVELGIYANLQSFQGLLQTQQSSEILSTVYNLASSQRSVQTITQATDAASKVVLALRSYAHQNPTGSPIAIDLVENVEGALTLYQNLTKRGVTIERHYDPDVPKIQGLSEDLQQIWMNLIHNALQAMDYKGLLQIAIQTVTDTVQVSITDNGSGIDPEIMPHIFEPFFTTKQQGEGSGLGLSIVKKLLDKHYGTIAVSSQPGATTFTVTLTQLSRNLELDVTNNPLETELANQNTISLIDPIIDSGSLPATVTSSGEASN
- the surE gene encoding 5'/3'-nucleotidase SurE, with product MIVLTNDDGIDAPGIQALLQALDGHAAIVAPMVQQSGCGHQVTTDRPIRVEQRGDHAWAVDGTPADCTRIALTQLYPQTKWVLSGINAGGNMGSDVYVSGTVAAVREAALHRVGGIAISHYRNRKRPYNWEKASQWTKQLVTKLMAQPIELGSFWNINLPHLEPTAADPDMILCKPCTQPLPVGFRVEGDHYVYHGEYSARRRDTGSDVDVCLSGHIAIVQLRV
- a CDS encoding PTPA-CTERM sorting domain-containing protein encodes the protein MNKVKLFFATAVLSGLAVVGAGQASHAATLGGYAFEPAPGSPNATGVAPGLTFSPFEYVGDGTTNYPVGYDPSNPPQNNGGKSFSADSFSPDSTIDINNPNADDYFKFSIAADPGYTFNLTALNFVAQPNGNAAPTTIQIRSSLDNFASTLFDGALGPKNEWTPFNIPLALQNLTAITFRFYPYGENTNNGAKNLDIDNVGVQGEAIPTPALLPGMIGLGMGLLRKRKQQGEEVAV